In the genome of Nitrospira japonica, one region contains:
- a CDS encoding carboxylate--amine ligase, translated as MTRGLGQAGIPVVVGAETDSSLAGASRYCVSRWRYPSPLTNPMQFISSLAEAIRQLNISAVMPVTDASMQAVTEYRERLGLSKTHGLPSWESYNSVSDKYGLCHLAVELGVPIPSTIFVEQGVPPADTEVLGDYPLIVKPRRSLMSVNGHWARTSVHRVGSREELNQLYRTVPYLREPSLIQKCIEGEGQGVFALCNAGDPVALFAHRRLREKPPSGGVSVLRESIALPKEMTDHAVRLLKKVGWHGVAMVEFKVEHGTGIPNLMEINGRFWGSLQLALDAGLNLPNLLYRLAVQHPVAMPASTYRTGVRSRWLLGDLDHLLMRTFKSDEALRLPSGYPSRLRSTTEFVHFWQKDLYYEIERWDDLGPARYELQKYIRHLVKGHS; from the coding sequence GTGACGAGAGGTCTTGGACAAGCGGGGATTCCGGTCGTGGTCGGAGCCGAGACCGACTCATCACTGGCTGGTGCATCGCGATATTGCGTGAGTCGGTGGCGATATCCTTCTCCGCTTACCAATCCCATGCAGTTCATCTCAAGTCTGGCCGAGGCCATCAGGCAGTTGAATATCTCGGCCGTCATGCCGGTTACCGATGCGTCAATGCAGGCAGTTACCGAATACCGGGAACGCTTAGGACTGTCGAAAACCCACGGACTTCCGTCTTGGGAAAGTTACAATTCGGTGTCTGACAAGTATGGGCTGTGTCACTTGGCTGTGGAATTGGGAGTGCCCATTCCGTCCACCATTTTTGTCGAGCAGGGGGTTCCGCCTGCGGACACAGAAGTTCTTGGCGATTATCCGCTCATCGTTAAGCCGAGGCGGTCGCTGATGTCGGTGAACGGGCACTGGGCCAGAACCAGCGTGCATCGGGTTGGAAGTCGGGAGGAACTCAATCAGCTGTATCGAACCGTTCCCTATCTTCGTGAGCCTTCTCTGATTCAGAAATGTATCGAAGGGGAAGGCCAGGGCGTATTCGCGCTCTGCAATGCCGGTGACCCGGTCGCGCTTTTTGCCCATCGGCGGCTTCGAGAAAAGCCTCCGTCCGGAGGAGTGAGTGTCCTTCGTGAAAGCATAGCGCTTCCCAAAGAGATGACGGATCATGCGGTTCGATTGCTGAAGAAAGTTGGATGGCATGGCGTCGCGATGGTAGAGTTTAAGGTCGAACATGGAACCGGTATTCCAAACCTAATGGAAATCAATGGACGATTTTGGGGGTCTCTACAATTGGCGCTGGATGCGGGTCTGAATCTCCCCAACCTTCTGTATCGACTGGCTGTCCAGCATCCTGTTGCGATGCCCGCATCCACCTATAGGACGGGTGTAAGGTCGCGATGGCTTCTGGGTGATCTCGATCACCTGCTAATGAGAACTTTCAAATCCGATGAGGCACTCAGACTTCCTTCTGGATATCCCTCAAGGCTCCGCAGTACGACAGAATTCGTTCATTTTTGGCAGAAGGACCTCTACTACGAGATCGAGCGGTGGGATGATCTTGGCCCAGCCAGGTATGAACTGCAGAAGTACATCAGGCATCTGGTAAAGGGACATTCATGA
- a CDS encoding polysaccharide deacetylase family protein: MKTATWKLLADVYYYSGLAQVRNRGRVAILTYHRVVSSDMVRAEHIQPGMYVQSETFEAHAAYLHERFVVLPFAELLEQWRTGELDSSKRYCAITFDDGWYDNYRYAFPILKKYNLPATIFLATDYIGTSRWFWPDELAYIVGDARKRMAEKEFAEALSSALVETSPAAGTTMPVPSLSIESRGEIDSDWLIEQCKHLPSGTIAGFVHRLSQILGVRVPNLRVLLDWNEVKEMAGHNIAFGAHSCSHRILTNIPLAEVEDELIKSHEALLGHDLTPVPVFCYPNGNFDREIQRLTRATGYLGAVGCEIGLEDRRPQDVFALKRISVHEDTAASDPLFALTLSGLR; the protein is encoded by the coding sequence GTGAAGACAGCCACATGGAAACTGCTGGCAGATGTCTATTACTACTCAGGACTGGCGCAGGTTCGGAATCGAGGTCGGGTGGCTATCCTCACCTATCATCGTGTGGTGTCCAGCGACATGGTTCGTGCCGAGCATATTCAGCCGGGGATGTATGTTCAATCCGAAACCTTCGAGGCGCATGCGGCGTATCTTCACGAGCGGTTCGTTGTATTGCCGTTTGCGGAACTGCTTGAACAATGGCGCACAGGTGAATTGGATTCCAGCAAGCGGTACTGCGCGATTACGTTCGATGACGGCTGGTACGACAATTATCGATATGCTTTTCCGATCCTGAAGAAATACAACCTTCCAGCCACGATTTTTCTTGCCACGGATTATATCGGCACGTCGCGATGGTTCTGGCCTGACGAACTCGCGTATATAGTTGGAGATGCGCGAAAGCGGATGGCGGAGAAGGAATTCGCGGAGGCGCTGTCCAGCGCGTTGGTGGAAACGTCGCCTGCTGCTGGGACTACGATGCCGGTCCCTTCTCTGTCGATTGAATCCAGGGGAGAGATTGATTCCGACTGGCTAATCGAACAATGCAAGCATCTTCCTTCTGGCACCATTGCCGGGTTTGTCCATCGGTTGAGTCAGATTCTGGGAGTGAGAGTGCCGAATCTTCGTGTATTGTTGGATTGGAATGAAGTGAAGGAAATGGCGGGACACAATATTGCGTTCGGCGCGCATTCCTGTTCCCACAGGATTCTGACCAACATTCCGCTTGCCGAAGTCGAGGATGAATTGATCAAATCCCATGAGGCACTGCTGGGACACGACCTTACGCCAGTTCCCGTGTTTTGTTATCCCAATGGAAATTTTGACCGTGAGATTCAGCGACTCACAAGAGCTACCGGTTATCTTGGAGCTGTTGGCTGCGAAATCGGACTGGAGGACAGAAGGCCACAGGATGTCTTTGCGCTTAAGCGAATCAGCGTGCACGAGGATACCGCCGCATCAGATCCACTGTTTGCGCTGACATTGTCCGGACTGCGGTGA
- a CDS encoding DUF5989 family protein: MGEFLQELWAFMRERKKFWLLPIILVLVLLGSLIVLTQGSAVAPFIYTLF; this comes from the coding sequence ATGGGAGAGTTTCTTCAGGAATTATGGGCATTCATGCGAGAGCGGAAGAAGTTCTGGCTTCTCCCGATTATCTTGGTCCTCGTGTTATTGGGGAGTCTCATCGTCCTCACGCAAGGATCGGCCGTTGCGCCATTCATCTATACGCTGTTCTAG
- a CDS encoding SxtJ family membrane protein produces the protein MEREEISKAVLRQFGLLVGGVFLLIGLFPFVWRQDPVRVWAVGLGTLLAATGLVAPGLLREPYRGWMLIGHVLGWINTRIILGVLFYGIITPMGVIMKLTGRDPMRRGFDPGATTYRVTRPPRPATHMKNMF, from the coding sequence ATGGAGCGCGAAGAGATTAGCAAGGCGGTATTGCGACAATTCGGGCTGCTAGTGGGTGGAGTGTTTCTTCTGATCGGGTTATTCCCGTTTGTGTGGAGGCAGGATCCGGTACGTGTGTGGGCAGTGGGATTGGGAACGCTCTTGGCCGCGACAGGATTGGTGGCGCCCGGCCTCCTGCGGGAGCCGTATCGTGGGTGGATGCTAATTGGACATGTTCTGGGATGGATCAATACTCGAATTATCCTGGGTGTGTTGTTTTATGGCATCATCACTCCGATGGGCGTGATCATGAAGCTTACAGGTCGGGACCCGATGAGGAGAGGTTTTGACCCGGGCGCGACGACATATCGCGTGACACGTCCGCCCAGGCCGGCTACGCATATGAAGAACATGTTCTAA